In Agromyces sp. 3263, a single genomic region encodes these proteins:
- a CDS encoding ATP-dependent DNA ligase → MGKLTYDSTLTVDFDDRVLAHLQLVIAAKLRRGESFTFSWRDDPAVGDGRSALWIHPAIPLSFKYAGGRQPSINRAWIEVLMSAANSPSGLHLIPEPDDTIPSGEREP, encoded by the coding sequence GTGGGCAAGCTCACGTACGATTCCACGTTGACCGTCGACTTCGACGACCGCGTGCTCGCCCATCTTCAACTCGTGATCGCTGCGAAGCTCCGGCGCGGCGAGTCGTTCACCTTCAGCTGGCGAGACGATCCGGCGGTCGGCGACGGGCGGAGCGCGCTGTGGATCCATCCGGCGATCCCGTTGTCGTTCAAGTACGCCGGCGGGCGCCAGCCGTCGATCAATCGAGCCTGGATCGAGGTGCTCATGAGTGCCGCGAACTCGCCGAGCGGGCTGCACCTGATCCCCGAGCCCGACGACACGATCCCGAGCGGAGAGCGGGAGCCGTGA
- a CDS encoding alpha/beta hydrolase, whose amino-acid sequence MRQPVAGDLPTLHAESADGVLIAYRVHGVAEADEQLPPVLLVHGFASNAAVTWEGTGWVRALLDAHRGVISVDLRGHGDSDKPIEADAYAPERLGGDLLAVLDSVGAGDVDVVGYSMGNRVVAALTELAPERVRRVVIGGAGPTELFATWDLDEARALLLRDEPARNPVIEQVLRPAIAAGADREALLACIEGVSGAPLLIPGDIPALFVAGEQDPVPVGARELALEWGADYVSIPGRDHVSTLTSRAFKSAAIEFLA is encoded by the coding sequence GTGAGGCAGCCGGTCGCCGGCGACCTCCCCACGCTGCACGCCGAGAGCGCCGACGGGGTGCTCATCGCCTACCGGGTCCACGGCGTCGCCGAGGCCGACGAGCAGCTGCCGCCCGTGCTCCTGGTGCACGGGTTCGCCTCGAACGCCGCCGTCACGTGGGAGGGCACCGGCTGGGTGCGCGCACTCCTCGACGCGCATCGCGGCGTGATCTCCGTCGACCTGCGGGGTCACGGCGACAGCGACAAGCCGATCGAGGCCGACGCCTACGCGCCCGAGCGGCTCGGCGGGGACCTGCTCGCCGTGCTCGACTCGGTCGGGGCGGGCGATGTGGACGTCGTCGGCTACTCCATGGGCAATCGCGTCGTCGCCGCGCTCACCGAGCTGGCTCCCGAGCGGGTGCGACGCGTCGTCATCGGGGGCGCCGGCCCGACCGAGCTCTTCGCCACGTGGGACCTCGACGAGGCGCGGGCGCTGCTGCTCCGCGACGAGCCGGCACGCAACCCGGTGATCGAGCAGGTGCTGCGGCCGGCGATCGCGGCGGGCGCCGACCGGGAGGCGCTGCTCGCCTGCATCGAGGGCGTCTCGGGCGCGCCGCTGCTCATCCCGGGTGACATCCCGGCACTCTTCGTCGCCGGTGAGCAGGACCCGGTCCCCGTCGGCGCGCGGGAGCTCGCCCTGGAGTGGGGCGCCGACTACGTGTCGATCCCCGGGCGAGACCACGTGTCGACCCTCACCTCACGGGCCTTCAAGTCGGCGGCGATCGAGTTCCTGGCCTGA
- a CDS encoding GDSL-type esterase/lipase family protein, giving the protein MTTLSRTRRLTTLASASILVASATLFGALPAMAAPGGQPGPPSADKAAYAALGDSYAAGVGGGDYLDACLTSPNGYAADLASDPGLTVHASLRGCVGATVDDVVATQLDGLDLRTRLVTLTVGANDLGLDTVTTACLLGTVEQCAAAVAAAQANLPVLASDLAAALAAIRTAAPKADVLVTGYPLLLDPAIPQAGIVNSGVVALNAVIQGVVTAAGPGFEYVDVTAAFAGHGIGSAAPWIVAPPSPDAFHPNPAGYDAYAAAIRAAR; this is encoded by the coding sequence ATGACAACGCTGTCGAGAACCCGGCGTCTCACGACGCTCGCCAGCGCATCGATCCTCGTCGCCTCGGCGACCCTCTTCGGTGCTCTCCCCGCGATGGCCGCCCCCGGCGGCCAACCCGGACCCCCGTCGGCCGACAAGGCCGCGTACGCCGCACTCGGCGACTCCTACGCGGCGGGCGTGGGCGGCGGCGACTACCTCGACGCGTGCCTCACCAGCCCGAACGGCTACGCGGCGGACCTCGCCTCCGACCCCGGCCTCACCGTCCACGCGTCGTTGCGCGGATGCGTCGGGGCAACGGTCGATGATGTCGTCGCCACGCAGCTCGACGGACTCGACCTTCGTACGCGCCTCGTCACGCTCACCGTCGGTGCCAACGACCTCGGTCTCGATACCGTCACGACGGCATGCCTGCTCGGCACCGTCGAGCAGTGCGCCGCCGCCGTCGCCGCAGCCCAGGCGAACCTCCCGGTGCTGGCGTCCGACCTCGCCGCAGCACTCGCCGCGATCCGCACGGCCGCTCCGAAGGCCGACGTGCTCGTGACCGGCTATCCGCTCCTGCTCGACCCGGCCATCCCCCAAGCCGGCATCGTGAACAGCGGAGTCGTCGCACTGAACGCCGTCATCCAGGGCGTCGTGACCGCCGCGGGCCCCGGGTTCGAGTACGTCGACGTGACGGCGGCGTTCGCCGGCCATGGCATCGGGTCCGCCGCTCCATGGATCGTCGCTCCGCCGAGCCCCGACGCGTTCCACCCGAACCCCGCCGGATACGACGCCTACGCCGCGGCCATCCGCGCCGCCCGATGA
- a CDS encoding D-alanyl-D-alanine carboxypeptidase, producing MTDETDAAGEPTTPGDPAAAASSAPADGPAASPPGLGASLATFAKRHRLALSITGGALAVALLGTGAVLTGAALNAGGPAVDTIAASASATPTPTADPARPVPAAAIPASRIRTCSVADRAADGRLANLQAQVVNAATGEVLYDRGGTTPSRTASVMKVLTSAAALSVLGPDYRATTTVVKGSEPGSVVLVGGGDVTLSRTPSGTETVYPGAAHLDDLTAQVRAAWDADPSNPPLNKLVLDASLFGGDEWEPSWDVVEREDGYMSNVTALQVDGDRDDPGANTSWRSPDPIGRAGDAFASELGGISVIERGTAPAGAAQLGAVSSPTVAQLIDKALIVSDNTIAEMLARLVAIKAGTGNTFGAINAGVLQGLAPYGIDTSGITVVDGSGLSDNNAVPPSYLTRLFVKINAREGNLGVIMDGLPVSGERGSLSYSDRFSGDNSVADGAVSAKTGWINSGYTLSGVVRAQDGSTLTFAVYALGDVSDDTKQAIDTLTTGFFLCGDNLSNR from the coding sequence ATGACCGACGAGACGGATGCCGCGGGCGAGCCCACGACGCCCGGCGACCCCGCTGCGGCGGCGAGTTCGGCCCCCGCTGACGGGCCCGCTGCGAGCCCGCCCGGCCTCGGGGCATCCCTCGCGACGTTCGCGAAGCGGCACCGCCTCGCCCTCTCGATCACCGGCGGGGCGCTCGCCGTCGCGCTCCTCGGCACCGGCGCCGTGTTGACGGGCGCGGCCCTGAACGCCGGGGGTCCGGCGGTCGACACGATCGCCGCGTCGGCCTCGGCCACCCCCACGCCGACGGCCGACCCCGCTCGCCCGGTGCCGGCGGCGGCGATCCCCGCGAGCCGCATCCGCACGTGCTCGGTGGCCGATCGCGCGGCCGACGGACGCCTCGCCAACCTCCAGGCGCAGGTCGTGAACGCCGCCACCGGCGAGGTGCTCTACGACCGCGGCGGCACCACCCCGTCACGTACCGCCAGCGTCATGAAGGTGCTGACCTCCGCGGCCGCGCTGTCGGTGCTCGGACCCGACTACCGGGCGACGACGACCGTGGTCAAGGGATCGGAGCCGGGCTCGGTCGTGCTCGTCGGCGGTGGCGACGTCACCCTCTCGCGCACGCCGAGCGGCACCGAGACGGTGTACCCCGGTGCCGCGCACCTCGACGACCTCACCGCACAGGTGCGTGCGGCGTGGGACGCCGACCCGTCGAACCCGCCGCTCAACAAGCTGGTGCTCGACGCCAGCCTCTTCGGCGGCGACGAGTGGGAGCCCAGCTGGGACGTCGTCGAGCGCGAAGACGGCTACATGTCGAACGTCACGGCGCTGCAGGTCGACGGCGACCGCGACGACCCGGGCGCGAACACCTCGTGGCGCAGTCCCGACCCGATCGGCCGGGCGGGCGACGCGTTCGCGTCGGAGCTCGGCGGCATCTCGGTGATCGAGCGCGGCACTGCGCCCGCTGGGGCGGCGCAGCTCGGCGCGGTCTCGTCGCCGACGGTCGCGCAGCTCATCGACAAGGCGCTGATCGTCTCGGACAACACCATCGCCGAGATGCTGGCCCGCCTCGTCGCGATCAAGGCCGGCACGGGCAACACGTTCGGTGCCATCAACGCCGGCGTGCTGCAGGGGCTGGCCCCCTACGGGATCGACACGAGCGGCATCACCGTCGTCGACGGGTCCGGGCTCAGCGACAACAACGCCGTGCCGCCGTCGTACCTCACGCGCCTCTTCGTGAAGATCAACGCGCGCGAGGGCAACCTGGGCGTCATCATGGACGGGCTCCCCGTCTCGGGCGAACGGGGTTCGCTGTCGTACAGCGACCGGTTCTCGGGAGACAATTCCGTCGCCGACGGCGCGGTGTCGGCGAAGACGGGCTGGATCAACAGCGGGTACACGCTGTCGGGCGTCGTTCGCGCGCAGGACGGCTCGACGCTCACGTTCGCCGTCTACGCGCTCGGCGACGTGTCGGATGACACGAAGCAGGCCATCGACACCCTCACGACCGGCTTCTTCCTCTGCGGCGACAACCTCTCGAACCGGTGA
- a CDS encoding M20/M25/M40 family metallo-hydrolase yields MPREDVVALARRLVAVDATNPSLVPGGAGEAELASVIADWLRARGFEVRLVGRDRARPSVLARRRGSSAGGSLLLAGHLDTVGGSGAISGARADAAGDSSPDAAAEPSGPADRIVGRGAYDMAGGLAAAMVAAASAPADLPGDLVLAFAADEEFGSAGMEDLLAAIADGSLPDAAVVLEPTDLEVTVAHRGFAWFRVEYEGLAAHGSQPELGVDAIARATDGLLAVRAFADELDARPRHPLLGAGSVRVATIAGGTDAATVADRCALVVERRTLPGEPDPGDELERVLAPSLPARIVPLVARPAMEADAHAEIVRAVVDAVEWATGTPAVRRGDPWWTDAGLIAEAGIPVVLVGPLGGGAHADEEWVSTASLGTLVDVIDGVIAAVCGENGRHQRKEPS; encoded by the coding sequence ATGCCTCGCGAGGACGTCGTGGCGCTCGCCCGCCGCCTCGTGGCCGTCGACGCCACCAACCCGTCGCTCGTTCCCGGCGGTGCCGGCGAGGCCGAGCTCGCGAGCGTCATCGCCGACTGGCTGCGTGCTCGGGGCTTCGAGGTGCGCCTCGTCGGACGCGATCGCGCACGACCGAGCGTGCTCGCGCGCCGCCGGGGGTCGAGTGCCGGCGGCAGCCTGCTCCTCGCCGGGCACCTCGACACGGTCGGGGGCAGCGGGGCCATCAGCGGTGCTCGGGCGGATGCCGCGGGCGATTCGTCACCGGATGCCGCGGCCGAACCCTCGGGGCCCGCGGACCGCATCGTCGGCCGTGGCGCGTACGACATGGCCGGGGGCCTCGCCGCGGCCATGGTCGCGGCGGCATCCGCGCCCGCCGACCTTCCGGGCGACCTCGTGCTCGCGTTCGCGGCGGACGAGGAGTTCGGCTCGGCCGGCATGGAGGACCTCCTCGCAGCCATCGCCGACGGGTCCCTTCCGGATGCCGCGGTCGTGCTCGAGCCGACCGATCTCGAGGTGACGGTCGCGCACCGCGGCTTCGCCTGGTTCCGCGTCGAGTACGAGGGGCTCGCGGCGCACGGCTCGCAACCCGAGCTCGGCGTGGACGCCATCGCCCGGGCCACCGACGGCCTCCTCGCCGTCAGGGCGTTCGCCGACGAGCTCGACGCCCGGCCGCGGCATCCGCTGCTCGGCGCCGGCAGCGTCAGGGTCGCCACCATCGCGGGCGGAACGGATGCCGCGACCGTCGCCGACCGCTGCGCGCTCGTGGTCGAGCGGCGCACGCTGCCGGGTGAGCCGGATCCGGGCGACGAGCTGGAGCGGGTGCTCGCGCCGTCCCTGCCTGCGCGCATCGTGCCGCTCGTCGCCCGGCCGGCGATGGAGGCGGACGCCCACGCCGAGATCGTCCGGGCCGTCGTCGACGCGGTCGAATGGGCCACGGGCACGCCCGCGGTGCGCCGCGGCGATCCGTGGTGGACCGACGCCGGCCTGATCGCCGAGGCGGGCATCCCCGTCGTGCTCGTCGGTCCGCTGGGTGGAGGCGCGCACGCCGATGAGGAGTGGGTGTCGACGGCGTCCTTGGGCACCCTCGTCGACGTGATCGATGGCGTGATCGCCGCCGTGTGCGGCGAGAATGGAAGACACCAGCGAAAGGAGCCGTCGTGA
- a CDS encoding Gfo/Idh/MocA family oxidoreductase yields MTERLRWGILATGGIAHAFTHDLKLNGFTVQAVGSRSQESADAFAAEFDIPTAHPSYEALVADPEVDVVYVSTPHPLHVTTARMVLEAGKHVLVEKPFTVNAREAQQLADLASERGLLVLEAMWTRYLPHMARIRQIIADGTLGEVRTLIADHTQKLSDDPTHRINALELGGGALLDLGIYPVSFSWDLFGAPRTIQSTATFKQTGADAQIANLLGYDGGRVASILSASDTLGPNTAAVLGTLARIEIDRVWYTPTSFRVVAADGTVIEEFRSEVTGRGMHFQAEAVERLVAEGNLRGDLLTIDETVAIMGTLDAIREQIGLRYPGE; encoded by the coding sequence ATGACGGAACGACTGCGCTGGGGCATCCTCGCGACGGGCGGCATCGCCCACGCCTTCACCCACGACCTGAAGCTCAACGGATTCACGGTGCAGGCCGTGGGCTCGCGCTCCCAGGAGTCCGCCGACGCCTTCGCCGCGGAGTTCGACATCCCGACCGCGCATCCGAGCTACGAGGCCCTCGTCGCCGACCCCGAGGTCGACGTGGTCTACGTGTCGACACCGCATCCCCTCCACGTCACCACGGCGCGCATGGTCCTGGAGGCCGGCAAGCACGTGCTCGTGGAGAAGCCGTTCACCGTGAACGCCCGCGAGGCGCAGCAGCTCGCCGACCTGGCGAGCGAGCGCGGGCTGCTCGTCCTCGAGGCCATGTGGACGAGGTACCTGCCGCACATGGCGCGCATCCGGCAGATCATCGCCGACGGCACGCTCGGCGAGGTGCGCACGCTCATCGCGGACCACACGCAGAAGCTCTCCGATGACCCGACGCACCGCATCAACGCGCTCGAGCTCGGTGGCGGGGCGCTCCTCGACCTCGGCATCTACCCGGTGTCGTTCTCGTGGGACCTGTTCGGCGCGCCGCGCACCATCCAGTCGACGGCGACGTTCAAGCAGACGGGGGCCGACGCCCAGATCGCCAACCTCCTCGGGTACGACGGCGGCCGCGTCGCGTCGATCCTGTCGGCGAGCGACACCCTCGGCCCGAACACCGCGGCCGTGCTCGGCACCCTCGCCCGAATCGAGATCGACCGCGTCTGGTACACGCCGACCTCCTTCCGCGTGGTCGCCGCCGACGGCACCGTCATCGAGGAGTTCCGCTCCGAGGTCACCGGCCGGGGCATGCACTTCCAGGCCGAGGCCGTCGAGCGACTGGTCGCCGAGGGCAACCTCCGAGGCGACCTCCTCACCATCGACGAGACCGTCGCCATCATGGGCACGCTCGACGCCATCCGCGAGCAGATCGGGCTGCGCTACCCGGGCGAATGA